ACGAGAAGAAAATTTGGCAAGTTGTGAAATGGGTGAATGGATATCTAATATGAAAGAATCGTAATCAAAGagtctttcaaaataagttcattTCGGGTCTCAATCTACTTAACGAAATCCAAGTTAAAATCTACGAGTGGATTTTCAAGAGGTCAAAAAATAAGATTTTTGAATGGAATCAATGGCTCACAAATCCTTCTTATTTTGTTAACGGATATAATGTTCGAACATTGTTGGGTGAAATAATCTTGTTATTCTCGAGTTGCTGCTTAATGATCATGTATGGTTATAGTCTGTGGTGGGTGTGGCAAGGATCATCATATATATTGCTGATTAGTCTTTGTTGTGTATAGATagagggaggtaagatgtagacaatcattcccctatccaaGAATAAAGAGAATTCATTTCTCTACCTAGAGTGGAACACCCCAAGAGTATAGAAAGTCCTCAcactcaatgttctatggatagagagattgttttCAAAAGGACCCCGGTCCTATAAGTAGGAAAAAAAGGTATGAGTCgcaatgaaaatggtaaaatcaaattttcatagattttaaaattcatccgaaatcaatttaggctctaagcgacagtcaagtcgtcaataaatcgacgtttgctATTGACTCGATTAATAGAGCTATAGATAGATTTGCAGATATATGTTTCAAAATACAACCATGTATAGATACGAATATGAGTACGGGTCTAAATTGTACCCATGTAAGGTGCTGTTATGTCGCATGGTTTGATCCATGAAGTCTCACTGTAAAATTTTgatagtttaaaaataaaaatcaaaatcttggcttttaaaaaaaaaaaaaaaaaaaaaaaaaaaaaaaaacaactagtAAAAGTTTTACTATTTGATAATAGGGAATTTGTTCTTTCTCATCGTGGTGGAGACACATGGGGCTCACACTTGGGGATCAAAAAATTCTTTTTGCCAACTAAAGCCCAAATAATTAGCACCATTATGGCCTCTTGTGGGGCCCCAACCCATGTTTTAGGTGAATTAGTGTTGTATAATTATTGGGGCTAAAGTAAACAAAAATGCCAGTGTTAAGTGTCCACCGAAAGTCCGAAAATTACATTAACAGCTTTTATTATAACCGTGTAAGTTTGATCATACTCTCCCATATGTATTTTTCATTGTTCACAAAAGTATTTGTATAACCTCTTTTAATGGAACGAAAATAGTTCATCCTCTACAATCtacaatttatattttaaaaaaaaaaacaactttttTTTTAGTAAAGGATGTGATACTCACACACTCATTTTTTACTTATACACACCTAAGTTACTATTATATCCTTACAATTTACTATTATATCCTTACTTACAATGATGGAATTTCAACTCGCTAGACAAACTTAAGAATATAATTCTAAGTTTTATGATAAAAAGTGTGTATGGGTGAGTATCGGGATGTGACAATAGAATAGTTTCTGTAATCATAAATCGGGACAAAACTCACTCAACCAAGTTGTTACGATCATTATTAAGATGACATAAATTTGTTTAGCGACACATTACAATAAGAACACGAGGAACATAAcaagaaaaaaaaacacaaaactcacaaaaacattTCTCGGTTTCTAATCTAAACACGACAAGACCTACCTCTGTACAATTTACTAGATTTTGACGAACACCGCTAGACTTGTTTAACATAACTTGGCATATGATCAAGTTTAATAAATGGCGTTTTGAGGTAACGAAACTAGAGAATGTTCCTTTTGAACTGTCATAGATTTTCACCTTTTTCTTGAAGGAATTTGTATCGTTAAGATGGTCTTATGATGGCGTAAGATGTATCGTTTGTTTTGACATTTCAAGCCTTTTGGAACGCACGAGATGAGGCTCCATGTAGAAGCCGAATGAACCCCAAGAAACTGAGTTTTCCGTCTGCATGTCTAATCCAATCTTGAAGTACTACGTGAACTGGTATCGATGGGCTAAGCCCAAGTTCCTACATTCATAACAAAAAAAATATGTACTTTATAGTCTAGTCTAGTTTTTTCAGTGTCCAGTTTAGCGTTTCAGTTTCAGAATCACGTTTTAATTTCAATTTTCAGTTATGCTCATTGTAAGATTTTTTCTCATTGTAAGACCCAAACCCGACCCGTTTAGATTATACCCGTTTGGACACGTTAAAAAGTGACCCATTTGGGTTCGACCCGTTTGGAATAAACTCGTCTGGGTTcgacccaaacccgacccgattGCCAGGTATAAGTGTAGATAACATGTGAAGAATAACAttaacaaattaaaaaaaaaaaaattaataatatgcATACCGAGGCAAGTTCTTCGATCATGATAGGGCGGTTTCCATCTTTTTCAAAGAGCTCATAGGCACGGCGTGCAACTTGTTCCCAATTTTCCATTGCTTCGAGCTGATGAATGCTAATGGCTGCTGCTCCAAATTCCTCAAAATCAAACTTCTTATATTCAAGAGAACTCACCTGTAAAACATAGAAATATATTCCAATTAAGTTCTATTTTCAGGTTatccttttcttttattattatcataagaacAAAAAACTGATATGAGAAAATTACCATATGAACAAAATCTAACACTCTAGAGTCCTTTACAGCATCAGTGCAATTTTTCAGCAACGCCTAAGGAATTGTAACATGTTTAGACTCGCACCCAAAAAAAAAAGTCTTACTAATCTTGGCAAACAAAGAGAAAAAAGCCTACTGATTTAAAGTTCTGCATCGAAATGAATCCGCTTTTGTTTGGACCTAGTGACACGAACTGGTCACGAAGGTAACCGAGTTCTGTAATTGTCAAAGTCTTTGCAACAGCCTGCCAAGTAACATGATAAGTTCAACAATAAATTTACTTACTTTGttaggttgactttgactttctatGTCAAAAGTGACATTTTTCACAAATCCCATTAGAAGTTTTTCATGAAAAAATTACTCCGTACTTAAAAAAGATTTATCAATGAAATACTAAAGTTATATACGTCAAAGTAGAGTGATCCCGTATCCGTTTAACCACAGAGGTCAAAGTCAATATTTTTGAAAGGAAAGTCAATATTCTTGgaaggaaatacatataaaaagAGTATACCCCTAAAGCAGCTTTTCTTAGAGGAGACGAACATATATACGCTTTTACAGTCTTGTAAATTATCATGTCCAAAGGTATTCTAACATCATGATAATTTGCCAACCATGGATGACCTAATCAAGATATCAGCACAAAAAACGTTAGTCTAATTTAGCGTATGAATACATGTCACTTTAAGCGGTTTACAAAAGTTACAAcacttcatttttagaaagtttactCTTATTTCCCAATTATGTCATCACAAGTAAATTGATAATACTAATTTGGTTCAACAAAATGTTTTATTTCGTATAAAAAAACTTACTTAGAGCTTGTGAAGCGGTGAGTCTTTTGCGGTAATCTTTGTTCAATAACCGTTTGACAAAGTCAACTGCATCGGTTGACAAAGAAGGCCACGGGGCTTCTTCAAAATTTGGGTCAGCCTTTAGGACGGCCCGGAAGATTCCGGACTCCGTGCGGGCCCAAAAGGGTCGACTTCCACATAAAAGTATATAAGCGATAACACCAATACTCCACATGTCGGCTTCTGTACCGTATGATCTGTGTAACACCTCGGGAGCTACATAGTATGCACTTCCGACTATATCATTCAACCTCTCATCTGCACATATACAAACATTAGTCAAACCTAGTCAAAGTCaagtacaatttttttttaaaaaaaagtcaaTATATGATAGTAAGACATTGACCTGGCTTTACGTAGTCAGAGAGTCCAAAATCAATGGCTTTAAGAAGTGAATGTTCATCCTTAGATGTAAACAAAAAGTTCTGAGGAAAAACAAAACAATTTTGAGTTGGAATATTACCTAATTTGAGGCTTAATAGATGCAAAAACAACAATTGACTTGTAAAATTCAAAAAAACTGTGAAAATCTTAAACAACCTCGGGCTTTAGGTCACGATGAACCACGCCTTGAAGATGACAATATGCGGTGACTCGTAATATTTGGACCATGACAGCCTTTGCATCTTCTTCAGAGTATTTACCACCCCTACAAAAATAATCATGTTCTTTAATCTACACAATGACCTAATAATGTATTTGTCAATAATTAGTTGCCTGTAAATAAGATGATATGCGTGTACCTTGCAAGTATCCTATCTAATAGTTCACCTCCTTTGCATAACCTGCAAGGCATACCATACATTAATAAGCATAATTAGGCGTCTGAAACATATACTATCATGTAATGTTAATTGCCTGAAATACCCTCCAATAGTGACTAATAATGTAGAGTTTTACACTTACTCCATAACTATATAGACATTGTCTTCATCCTCAAAAGCATCATAAAATTGAACTAAATTGTCATGCCCCGTTAAAGCCTTTAATATTTTCACTTCTCTTCTTGCATCTTCAATAGCAATTACTGTTGTCATCTGTGTAAACATCCACAATTTCATTAAAAATAAGGATAAAACTTAAAGTTTCAAcctttttaattaaatgaaagacTTTTCTAGTAGCTATCATATAAAGTTCAATGCAATACATGTTAAAGTATTCACTTCAACTAACAACTACTAAAAGTGTAATCATTTGACCAGATAAGTCAACCTCATCATCATTTTATCAATTCAAGTAAATAGATAAGCTCATGTTACAGGCTGAAATAGACTAGACTAACAAACAAATCAAAAAGAACGAATCTTTATAACGTGCAAACAAGAGTTGATTGATCAAAATCAAGGAATCAAACCTTTGATTTGGGGATAACTTTAACAGCAACATCATGGCCTTTCATACTGCCTTTCTTTCCCTTTGCAGTACAAGTATACCCAAAATGCCCCCTACCCACTTCTTCACCAAGCTCATAATGACTTAACAACTGCTTTGAATACCCAAAATTCTTATCTAATCCAACCTCAAATTCGTTTCCTTCAGGAATTGAAGCTTCATTAGGCTTAACAGACCCATGTCTTCTAGCAAGCAAAGACCGAATATGCTTTGCAGGCGATGGTGGTGCGAAAGAGCGCTTAAATATGCGAAGAGGGGTCGAAACTACACTCGAATTCGCAGGTGAATTCTTAAAAGCACTACTATTGTGAAAGGGACTTGGGCTGTAATATGGGAATGATGATTTCCCAGATGAATTCAATGTTGTTGGTTCAATTTCATTTGGGAAATCGCCTTTTTCGAGATGGGTTTCAAGGGCTTGATTGGGTTTTCCATGACAAAGTCCCATGGATTCACAAACAAGAGATCAAAGCAAGAGGCTTTTATTATGTAAGGTTCAAGAAAACAGCTAATTCATTGAACAACAAAGAAAAGTAAATATGAATTGTGTAAATTTACACAAAGAGATCAAAGCAAGAGGCTTTTGTGGTGCAAGTCAGCTAATTCATTGAACAAAATAGAAAAATTCAATGTATTGAAATCAAGAAAGTAACTTTAAGAATCAGCACTCCAATTTCTTGAAACTTAGTAAAAGCCCATAAAAATTGGAATGAATTCTTAGCTTTCTAATAAAACCCAGTTAGAACAAAGCCAAATtcttgtaaataattatgtgacCAACTGATTCCTGCATAAAAAGAGGAAAGAAAAGCTCCAGACTTTAAAAGCAATTTAACTTTCTGATCAAagaaacaataatgataatgacaataaataatagtaataatgtcaGAAAGAGATAAATAAAAAACTTACCAATAAACAGAATTCAGATAGAGTTCCACCTGAAAGATTATAAAGAAACGGTTAAGTGAGAAAAAAACAAGAGGTTGAGAAACAGAGTTATTTTTGTTTAAGAAGAAAGGTAAAGTTGAAGTGTTGATAGACTAAGAAAAGAACCCAAAAAAGTGAAGGAAAAATAAAGATGCTTAGCCGAGAGAAACAAGAAAATAATAAATAAAGGCAATGAATTTAAAACCAACCATTCTTTCTTTGCTTCCTTGCTTTTTCTATGGTTgttttttctaaaaagaaaaaaaaaaagattatgaagaagaaaaaaattagCAAGATCAATCAAATCAAATCAACAATAAAAATACAGTCTATAACTTATCTTATACTCCCTAATTGATAAATTGATATTATGTGTGCTTTGTAATATTTTATACCCCGTATCATAATATATTAGTCTACTTGCTCTATGATCAATTTATTCCTATGATCTATTGATTCTTTTTTATTTTTACCGCTGTTAAGATCACCCGGAGGACTTAattacccacgcgttcatctcctacaCAGTTATACCCGCCCTCAACTGCGTGCCCAGGAGGAAACCCACACCAATCACATACggggcatggacggtaaaaccccctcccctttacccccaacgCGATGTGAGAAAGGTGTCATGGCTGGAACTTCATGGCATGGatgaaattgtgggttaatatgtagccaacgagggtcgaactcctgacctcccataAAGGAGTCAGACCACCAACTGCTTGACCACATTACAACTTCAATTGattcttttattttttttggagTAGCAAACTACCTAACGACAATTATATTGGATCCCCACTATCGAGTAAAACTTCTGAGTAACGAGTCCCGACTGACGAGACCCATAATCAAGTGAATTGCGAACATTGACGTCTTCTCTAATCAAGAGCTAAAATCAATTCAATCTTGAACGTTACCGAAAATTAAATATGAGTCTTCTGCTTTATTAAAAACTCAGTGACAACCTACGGTATGCCAAGTGGTTAATTGATCATGTTATTTATTATTCAATTTTGTTGTACCTATTCACCAACTCTATTATTTTACTTTGTATTAGGGTATTGCTATTGCTATTAGAGATTGTTACaagaataaaaatactttttaaagatATACTACAACTGTTTATACATGGTTAAATATATTAAAAAGATGTTATATTTAGTGAAACACAAAATAAATAATGATATACTTATATACGGAGTACTTGATAAATGAGAAGTGGGTGTCCGGTAGAGGGATGATTAGATTTGACCCTATTATTAATGGGGTGTATTTATATCGAGTATTATTAATGGGGTGTATTTATATCGAGTGTAAAGTGTAACGAGTGCAATGTAATGTAAGaaataaacaaatgaaataatttAATGGGGGTGAGTGGGTTTGCTTCTTTGGATGCTTCCAGGCTGTCCTTATTAGAGCAAAGGACTAAACACTTGCTAACCAACAGTTTATGACTTTCAGCTTTGACCACATTTTTGCCTTTCCCaaatttaatttaaacacttaaaatctATTTTCACATATATATAAGgctggagaactcggatctcgtagagatctcgtttggacttttttagggagatctcggcatctcggaataatctcggggagatctcggacgttgacttatattgactttatagttttttcaataaaaatatacataaaaacataaatatatgtatatttatatatgtttttacgagattttacaaaaatatccgagaaatgagcgagaaaatcttagaaattacgaattttacaagaaaatcttacaaattagcaaggaAATTCAAGAAAtcatggctttgactaagtttgacctcgttgaccgagaaatctcgggagatgaacatctcgtctcggtttctttctaaaaacgagatctcgtgggagatctcgggagatttacaacactgcatatatatatatatatatatatatatatatatatatatatatatatatatatatatatatatatatatatatatatatatatatatatatattgcacgaCAATTATACAAACTAATATTTGATAaggttttaatattaatattaatattaatatcttattaaattaaatgtataatacaattaaaaTCAAAAAAATCATTTATTACTAATAATGTTTGTAAcgaaaacattagtattgaatactaacgtTAGCTCGTGCATATACGACAGTTgtataaattggtattcgataacgttttttttttttttttttttaagatcagatgatatatattaaaataaatcatATGTACAACGAGCCCTTTAAAAGGGATAAACATTACACAGTGAAGACTACGTACAAAGGATACAACAACTAAATTACATATGCAACTCGAATAgttaataaatgcaggaaaataccCTTTTCGCTCAAAGCTGTCCATGAAACAATTGACTTGAATTATACAAGCTGGGAGAGACTGGAGATACAGTGCCAACATAGTGGCGACAAAGCAGCCCTATCTAACCCATTTAATCGTAAACCTGAACAAGCTGGAAGCGTAGAGGGTCAAAAACCTGCAACTTAACCAATTCCGTCCTTGGGGTTGGAGATTGCAGCGAAGAACATGGTATTCGATAACGTTAGTATTGAtatttatcaaatgtataatacaattaaatgaaaaaaaatcatttattattaataccatttgtatcgaataattaatattaaatactaacGCGTGTACCAATTATAGTATCAATAATAAAAGTCcttacttgcttttcaaaaaaaaaaaaaaacatggatTATGAACCCACTTATGTGGCAAAttgtttatttaaaaatataaatatagcagtctttaattattaaaatattaaatttaatgaatataataattaaaacttatagTTGTGTGATACTCCCTTCGTCCCATATTAAtaatccacagacaaaaaacacacagtttaagaaaatgtcataaaagtactgtactttctgtttacttttcagttttacccttaccttttctttctcctttaatcatatccacatacattaagggcataatagaacttaagcttcttatttttttctatttatgaaagtggactattaatttgagacatcctaaaatgaaatactggactattaatatgggacggaaggAGTATTAATTTAGTCGATAAAACATgagtcattattataattatatttaaattatgaTTGTGATTGTATGCGTAATTAAATAGAATATCAAGAAAATTACATACCTTTAATATATGGAGTTATTTTATAgagttattattaatttttttttatttttttgaaaggcaaagatATATTAAAAGCTCACGAGAGTACAAGAACATGGGCTTCTTTACAAAGAGTAGAAGACCCATGGAAACACGAAGCTAAACTAAACAAGGTGTAACACCCGataattgggcctagatgaaatggcaATTTAGCCCTTGTGTGCgtttatattgttattttattagttgAATATTTATAGTCATTTGACTATTTGGTTGAGATCAGTTCGTGACAagcgtcacagaacaggtttgtttatttaatttagaccTCGATAGGACCGCCtaacgatgtacgaaagatatcagataactgataaatacccgtgtgttatgaggtATGGGTTAAAACCCACATATATATGCCATGTTCTGGATATTTCTATCCATTTTCTCAATTTGTGAAATTCAATCCCGTACCTAACTCATGCTCCTTTGAAACCCTAGCTTGATCTTTGTGTGAAATTAGATTAATTAAAGCTTAGAATCAGATTTCTTGCATCATCTATAGTATATCTTCAAGTTTGTATCCGATTTCATGCTATGATTCTTGttgaaattgggtttttgtgttctaatGGGTTTTGGTTGGGTTCATGCTTGATTCTTGTTCTAAATGTGTTTGATATGTTCAATTAATgttagaaatatgttttatatagtttatatgatattTTGGGAGTGattttggtgttagatcttccaaaaatcgagtttttgggccaaaatggcaaaaatcagcgagctagaatgttctaacagctcccacacttctgacaggtcaccCGTACATGTGACCACGTGTTTGAAtgtagaaacccgaactaatcctcccggacgaagtctttaacagttggttccattgcgatgatcgattccaagtaaggtccttaataagagctaatgcacagcggaagacttaattcgtacctgagaataaacatgctttaaaatgtcaacataaagttggtgagatatataggtttgatgctagcagcgctataactatggaccacaagatttcatatttataaacataatacactcacaagtgtatgaaaagcattccaagcggtgggcacccggtaactagccttaacaagagtgtgtacccctgagttataataatatgtgcaccgaatcaagtgcgttctgttaacctcgaagtactaaacacccgttcttctagtttactagaacaacatctgggtgggggtgtaaaacccgatagatctatctttaggattcgcgcctaccagttcataaaccaatagttaaagttaccaagctaggggatttttgattcaaacccatgtagaacgtaattttagtcacttgtgtccataacgtaaatcatttataaaaatatcgcatgtattctcagcccaaaaatatttaaagtttaaaagggatctatatactcacctaatgtattttgtagtaaaaatacatataacatcattgaacaagtatagggttggcctcggattcacgaacctatatcaggtatatatgttaacacataattgAAGTCAACTAATTTcacttattaattatgtaatacttatataataattgttaatgtctaattaatatttcatgtaatattaTGTATCAATATTTTTAGATGTATTTAGAaatattgttactaataataataaaaatgataatttaataataatggaaattttaataataataatttttaattaatagtaataataataattcaagttcaaattctaattttgattcaaataataataataataataataatgattaatattaataatacttttaaatttttaataaaaaaaaaattaagtttaataataataaaatttttaatattagtcttaatgataatactaataattataaaagtttaataaaactacatttattgtttttgatatagataacaataaaaataataataatatcaatttatACCTTGTAACATTAAAAAGATTGAAACTGCCaaagatgggactcgaacccatgacttcTCGTTCCCCTGACCTACTCTTAAACCACTCGTCCATCCAATTCTTCCTGGATTAAGTCACTGACCGAAATTATTTAACCCAAACGTGCTCTAGTCCCATTAGTAATTTGTGGCCCAAATTGGTAGTTCATTTAACTAGCCTAATCCATCGGCCCAATTATTATTCTGAGGCCTGGTTCGGTTTCTTATGAAAATAACAGAGAGATAGATTACAGCAGCTTTTAACGAATCTAAATCCCTTGAGTCATTCGGTACTCGGTTTACCACATacctaataaaaaaaaaatcacggGTTTGATTGACTCTTATACAGATCGAGGTAGCAGAGATCAAGAACGCAAAGAGGAAAGTATTATAGCGAGTAATCAACAATCTTCAACATCGTCTTCCTCCTTATCGAAAATCATGATCCTTCAGTCATCAATCATGCGAT
This genomic stretch from Rutidosis leptorrhynchoides isolate AG116_Rl617_1_P2 chromosome 11, CSIRO_AGI_Rlap_v1, whole genome shotgun sequence harbors:
- the LOC139876779 gene encoding CDPK-related kinase 7-like, translated to MGLCHGKPNQALETHLEKGDFPNEIEPTTLNSSGKSSFPYYSPSPFHNSSAFKNSPANSSVVSTPLRIFKRSFAPPSPAKHIRSLLARRHGSVKPNEASIPEGNEFEVGLDKNFGYSKQLLSHYELGEEVGRGHFGYTCTAKGKKGSMKGHDVAVKVIPKSKMTTVIAIEDARREVKILKALTGHDNLVQFYDAFEDEDNVYIVMELCKGGELLDRILARGGKYSEEDAKAVMVQILRVTAYCHLQGVVHRDLKPENFLFTSKDEHSLLKAIDFGLSDYVKPDERLNDIVGSAYYVAPEVLHRSYGTEADMWSIGVIAYILLCGSRPFWARTESGIFRAVLKADPNFEEAPWPSLSTDAVDFVKRLLNKDYRKRLTASQALSHPWLANYHDVRIPLDMIIYKTVKAYICSSPLRKAALGAVAKTLTITELGYLRDQFVSLGPNKSGFISMQNFKSALLKNCTDAVKDSRVLDFVHMVSSLEYKKFDFEEFGAAAISIHQLEAMENWEQVARRAYELFEKDGNRPIMIEELASELGLSPSIPVHVVLQDWIRHADGKLSFLGFIRLLHGASSRAFQKA